A region from the Kryptolebias marmoratus isolate JLee-2015 linkage group LG9, ASM164957v2, whole genome shotgun sequence genome encodes:
- the zdhhc15b gene encoding palmitoyltransferase ZDHHC15B isoform X2 → MALSRGLRCCQRVFSWIPVLIITTVVLWSYYAYVFELCLVTIRNTLEKVVYLLVFHVCFGMFFWTYWKSIFTPPATPCKKFQLSYSDKQRYEMEERPDAQKQILVDIARKLPIFTRAQSGAIRFCDRCQVLKPDRCHHCSVCETCVLKMDHHCPWVNNCVGFSNYKFFLLFLAYSMLYCVFIAATVFQYFLKFWVGDLPNGPAKFHILFLMFVALMFFVSLMFLFGYHCWLVAKNRSTLEAFSAPVFVSGPDRNGFNVGLRKNLQQVFGEDKRMWFIPVFTGQGNGHYFPLRSQSSESHNPLLAHEDMWEESDEGSEEGSLVEDVDPSVTIEMEE, encoded by the exons ATGGCTCTCTCCAGAGGTTTGCGATGCTGTCAGAGGGTTTTCTCCTGGATCCCTGTCCTCATTATCACAACCGTCGTGTTGTGGTCCTATTATGCTTATGTCTTCGAGCTGTGTCTCG TTACAATCCGTAATACATTGGAAAAAG TGGTATATTTACTGGTGTTTCATGTCTGCTTTGGGATGTTCTTCTGGACCTACTGGAAGTCCATATTCACCCCTCCTGCTACACCATGTAAAAAG TTTCAGCTGTCCTACTCAGACAAGCAGCGGTACGAGATGGAGGAGAGGCCAGACGCTCAGAAGCAAATCCTGGTTGACATAGCAAGGAAGCTGCCCATTTTCACCCGAGCCCAATCAGGAG CTATCAGGTTCTGTGACCGCTGCCAGGTGCTGAAGCCTGACCGCTGTCACCACTGCTCCGTGTGTGAAAC TTGTGTCTTGAAGATGGACCATCACTGTCCCTG GGTTAACAACTGTGTTGGTTTTTCCAACTACAAgttcttcctccttttcctcgCCTACTCTATGCTGTACTGTGTCTTCATCGCAGCAACGGTTTTTCAGTATTTCCTCAAGTTCTGGGTG ggagACTTGCCAAATGGACCTGCAAAGTTTCACATCCTCTTCCTCATGTTCGTGGCACTCATGTTCTTCGTCAGTCTTATGTTTCTCTTTGGCTACCACTGTTGGTTGGTTGCCAAGAACAGATCCACGTTAG AGGCCTTCTCAGCTCCGGTATTTGTCAGCGGACCGGACAGAAATGGGTTCAACGTTGGCCTACGCAAGAACCTGCAGCAAGTATTCGGAGAAGATAAGAGAATGTGGTTCATCCCCGTTTTTACAGG CCAAGGAAACGGCCACTACTTCCCTTTGAGGAGTCAGAGTTCTGAATCTCACAACCCCCTATTAGCTCATGAGGACATGTGGGAGGAGTCCGACGAAGGGTCTGAAGAAGGAAGTTTGG TCGAGGATGTCGACCCCTCCGTTACCATCGAGATGGAGGAATAA
- the zdhhc15b gene encoding palmitoyltransferase ZDHHC15B isoform X1, with translation MALSRGLRCCQRVFSWIPVLIITTVVLWSYYAYVFELCLVTIRNTLEKVVYLLVFHVCFGMFFWTYWKSIFTPPATPCKKFQLSYSDKQRYEMEERPDAQKQILVDIARKLPIFTRAQSGAIRFCDRCQVLKPDRCHHCSVCETCVLKMDHHCPWVNNCVGFSNYKFFLLFLAYSMLYCVFIAATVFQYFLKFWVGDLPNGPAKFHILFLMFVALMFFVSLMFLFGYHCWLVAKNRSTLEAFSAPVFVSGPDRNGFNVGLRKNLQQVFGEDKRMWFIPVFTGQGNGHYFPLRSQSSESHNPLLAHEDMWEESDEGSEEGSLGEFAYVHMDGGAVLLLSRLRLLLMGSLLRTRVSLCPCLGVS, from the exons ATGGCTCTCTCCAGAGGTTTGCGATGCTGTCAGAGGGTTTTCTCCTGGATCCCTGTCCTCATTATCACAACCGTCGTGTTGTGGTCCTATTATGCTTATGTCTTCGAGCTGTGTCTCG TTACAATCCGTAATACATTGGAAAAAG TGGTATATTTACTGGTGTTTCATGTCTGCTTTGGGATGTTCTTCTGGACCTACTGGAAGTCCATATTCACCCCTCCTGCTACACCATGTAAAAAG TTTCAGCTGTCCTACTCAGACAAGCAGCGGTACGAGATGGAGGAGAGGCCAGACGCTCAGAAGCAAATCCTGGTTGACATAGCAAGGAAGCTGCCCATTTTCACCCGAGCCCAATCAGGAG CTATCAGGTTCTGTGACCGCTGCCAGGTGCTGAAGCCTGACCGCTGTCACCACTGCTCCGTGTGTGAAAC TTGTGTCTTGAAGATGGACCATCACTGTCCCTG GGTTAACAACTGTGTTGGTTTTTCCAACTACAAgttcttcctccttttcctcgCCTACTCTATGCTGTACTGTGTCTTCATCGCAGCAACGGTTTTTCAGTATTTCCTCAAGTTCTGGGTG ggagACTTGCCAAATGGACCTGCAAAGTTTCACATCCTCTTCCTCATGTTCGTGGCACTCATGTTCTTCGTCAGTCTTATGTTTCTCTTTGGCTACCACTGTTGGTTGGTTGCCAAGAACAGATCCACGTTAG AGGCCTTCTCAGCTCCGGTATTTGTCAGCGGACCGGACAGAAATGGGTTCAACGTTGGCCTACGCAAGAACCTGCAGCAAGTATTCGGAGAAGATAAGAGAATGTGGTTCATCCCCGTTTTTACAGG CCAAGGAAACGGCCACTACTTCCCTTTGAGGAGTCAGAGTTCTGAATCTCACAACCCCCTATTAGCTCATGAGGACATGTGGGAGGAGTCCGACGAAGGGTCTGAAGAAGGAAGTTTGGGTGAGTTTGCTTATGTCCACATGGACGGGGGGGCCGTTTTGTTACTCAGCAGGCTGCGTTTGTTACTCATGGGCTCACTGCTGCGTACccgtgtgtctctgtgtccttGTCTGGGAGTAAGTTAG